In a single window of the Drosophila subpulchrella strain 33 F10 #4 breed RU33 chromosome X, RU_Dsub_v1.1 Primary Assembly, whole genome shotgun sequence genome:
- the LOC119556579 gene encoding putative ribosome-binding factor A, mitochondrial, with the protein MQLYQMLAIRLLRLQTGNLAINNVYQRTLSRNKSTKNTKKDNVMRQGKIFSSLFGNRLKGSNSRWYPAPEVSSHGGSGNQKSGSSLHALKFGTPHSHSARDNIRRMSVLNKVFMTNITDILATGAVADSIVGQGVQISYVKITSDFSRINVYWMGKDGSANDVLEDKLNRLSGKLQHELSQLHLMGEVPRIKFVRDKTSSGLYQVQEVLSKLDIQNKHSSSSPNSHTEPEEIDVQSCQAASDTEWPEMRQDFLSFNQSSVMDKILGKMRKSKDAWVHHKQNVSKTS; encoded by the coding sequence atgcAACTATACCAAATGTTAGCCATTCGTTTACTGAGGCTGCAAACTGGAAACTTGGCAATTAACAATGTATACCAACGAACGCTTTCACGGAATAAAAGCACAAAAAACACGAAGAAAGACAACGTAATGCGGCAGGGCAAAATATTCAGCTCGTTGTTTGGAAACCGGCTTAAGGGCAGTAATAGCCGGTGGTACCCAGCACCTGAGGTCAGCTCACATGGCGGCAGTGGAAACCAAAAGTCGGGTTCATCGCTGCACGCCTTGAAGTTCGGAACACCCCATTCGCACTCGGCTCGGGACAACATTCGGCGCATGTCCGTCCTGAACAAGGTCTTCATGACGAACATAACCGATATTTTGGCCACCGGCGCAGTGGCCGACTCTATCGTGGGACAAGGAGTGCAAATTTCCTATGTGAAGATCACCAGCGACTTTTCCCGAATCAATGTCTACTGGATGGGCAAGGATGGATCAGCCAACGATGTGCTCGAGGATAAACTGAATCGCTTGAGCGGCAAACTGCAGCACGAGCTATCGCAGCTCCACCTGATGGGCGAAGTACCCCGGATAAAGTTTGTTCGCGACAAAACGAGCAGTGGTCTATATCAGGTCCAGGAAGTACTATCCAAACTGGACATCCAGAATAAACACTCCAGTTCTAGTCCAAATAGCCATACAGAACCGGAGGAAATCGATGTACAGAGTTGTCAGGCTGCTTCAGACACTGAATGGCCGGAGATGAGACAAGATTTCCTCAGTTTTAACCAAAGCTCAGTTATGGATAAGATTCTCGGCAAGATGCGCAAGTCCAAAGATGCCTGGGTTCATCATAAGCAAAATGTTTCCAAGACCTCATGA